The sequence CCGGTTGAGGCGCGGTATTCACAATGAGTACTTCCTTAGCCAGACGGGAGGCCCATTGAGGCCAGAACTCGGGCGACAGGATGACCTGCTGTACGCTGCCCTGATGCAATAGACCCAGCTTACCCCGACGCTGGCCGGCCCCGGCCACCTTTGAGGTGCCCCGGATGACATCATGCACAGCAGGGGCGACAAAACAAAAGGGTGCCTCAATGACATCCTCTTGAAGGGCTAGCCTACACCCAGGATGGTCATTGGCACTCAACGCTTCTGCAAGGGAGCCATGGATACGTCGATAGCTCTCCAGAGCAGTAGTTTCCGACCATGGGTCCGCAGGCGGTACGATGACTGAATAGGTATAGTCTTCCTGATGCAGGACCACACCGCCCCCTGTCCAGCGCCTCACCACCGGCCAACCAGGAAGGGCATCCTGGAGTTTCGGCAGGCTCTGCGCATACCCCAGCGTCACTGTCGGCTGATCCCAGGTATAAATCCGAAGTACGGGGACCGTGCTATGCTCCAGCCAGGCCTGGTCCACCGCCATATTCATCGGCCCGGCATGAGTGCCGTCGAGATGGAGAATGAGTTGGTTAAAAAAGGGTTCGCCGAAGCTTTTGTTACATTCTCCTGGTATCATCATCAGGCGTTTCTACATCCCTCTTGGCAGGACCTCAACCACATCAGCGAGAACACGGCCGGTGCCGTGGCGGAGTTCGTTGCAGCGGCCGAAGAGGATCTGGCCGCTGGTGGCACCGAGGAGTTCAGCGAGGCGGGCATCCACGGCGATGCGGAAGAACCCGCGAGGGTGGCTGCTGTGGGGGACCTGGTAACGTTCCAGAATAGCCCCGAAGGGAACACGGCCTTCGATGACGAGGGCCTGGGCTTCTTCCGGTAACAGGTCGAGGTGAATGCCGATGGCACCAAATTCAACGGGCTTGCCATCGCTGCGGCGGTTGAGGACGCTGGCACGGACGAGGTAGTTGCCAATGCGGGCGCGGGCATGGACGTCGAGGTCAATGTCGCAGCCATGACCGTCCCGAAGGCGGGGAGTCATGTCAATGTCATGAACGAGGAGCCAGCGCTCGTGCTCTGGAAGCTCCTCCGGCTCCACAAAGGTCACACGGGGGCGGGCGCTGCCGATGCCATAAAAGAACACCAGCGGTGCCAGATCATCTTCACGGACGGCTTCAGACCGTTGGGGAGCATCAAGTGTAGCGGGCATACTGGCGGTGCTGGGGCAGGAAGAAATCGTGCAACAGACGGTCCACTTGCAGCAGGCCGTCGCGAGTCAGCGTGATGTCTTTATCGGTGAGCTTGGCAAAACCCTCGCTCTGCAGGTAGTTCAACTGAGGGGCGAAGAAGGTTAAAGGATCCTGGCCAAATTTCTCCTGGTAGTATCCAAATTCACTGTGGCCGAGCTTCAGCTTGAGGATGAATTCGCGGACGAAGCGTTCTTCGTGGCTGGTTTCATAGGCCCGGAAGATGGGGAGCTGGCCAGCATCCACAGCTTGCATGTAGGGTCCCACTTCAGCCTGATTTTGATAGTGAACACCGCCGAGGTGGCCAAAAGAGGCAACGCCACAGCTCAGCAGATCAGCACCTTCCCAAAGGGCATCGCGGTAAACGAATTTGATGCGCTCAGGGTCTTTGACCACGGTATAGGCACTGGTGACGGTATAACCATTTTTGACGAATTCATCAAAGGCGTAGCTGACCCAGTCGCGCTTGGTCTGCCAGTCGGCCACCGGGGCGGTGACTTTGCCCTCCTCCTTCATCTGCTTATACATGGTGGTGTTATAAGGCACCTCCATCTGATAGATGGTGACGGCATCAGGCCCGAGAGCGATGCCCTTAGCGACGGTATCTTTCCAGTTTTCCCAGGTCTCATTCATCATCCCGGCGATGAGGTCGATATTGATGTGTTCGAAACCAAGGGTGCGGGCGAAGTGATAGGCTTTATTTACCTCACCACTGCGATGGGCTCGGCCATTGCTTTCCAGGATGTGATCATCAAAGTTCTCCACGCCGAGGCTCAGGCGGGTGACGCCGACTTCACGAATACCGGTGAGCTTTTTCTCGTTGAGAGTACCCGGCTCAGCTTCGAAGGCGACTTCCGCAGCGCCATCCCAACTAACGAGATCCTTCATCCGGTTGGTGAGGTCGTTCAGTTGGGGGATGCTCAGGTAGCTGGGGGTGCCACCGCCGAAATAGACGAAGTGGGCCTTGCGCCCGGAAATGTAAGGCTGCTTGGCGAAGCGCTCCATCTCACGCATGCCTGCATCGATGTAGGCCTTGATCTCGGAGGCGTTCTTATCGGTATAGACCTTGAAGTAGCAGAAGTGGCAACGCTTGCGGCAAAAAGGGATGTGGAAATAGACTCCCAGGGGGATGTCTGTGGGCGCGGGTCTGGCGAGTACGCCCTCAACGACAGGCACCTGGTCCGGCTTCCAAAAGGAGAACGGGGGATAATTGCTGACGAAATAATTGCCGGCTTCGGTCTGCTCGACCTTTTTCTCAGCGGTGTGAGGGGGGGATTCCAGGGTGGTGGACATGACAGAGGTATGAACAGGGAACGCGGGATGTCGTTCACTTCTAAGCGTTAAACGTGCCGGAGACCAGTCTCTGCACAGAGGTAGGACGTTGGAATGGGTGATTTATTGCTCTGAGGGTTGGAATTGGGGGATGGGGAAGCGAATTTAATTTTTCCCCATATGGGGATTTTTCAATGTATGTCTTTGATAATGAAGGGTTTGTGATGGGGATTTGATGGGGATGGAGTTCCCCATGGGGGGGTGATTTTCCCCACGCGGGGATTTTTTCCCCATGGCATGAGTTGTCGTTTGGCGTGGGGTGAGATGAGCAACCAGCATCCTGACCCACATTCGGTGCGGCCAGGGGAGGTGGCAAGGGAGTGGGATGCCGAGTTGGGCCAAGTGGCGAAAATGCTTTCTTGCCGACACTCTTTGGATAGGACAGGCCCCGATATGAAAAAACCCACCTGCGAATGATCACAGGTGGGCCAGGTGGGAAGAATGAGCTGGGATTATTTGGTCTTGCTCAGGACTTTTTCCAAAGTGCCTGCGAATTCAGGGGAACTGCTGCTGCCGACCTGGTTACCCAGGTCTTTGCCATCGGCTCCGACGAACTGGATATGGGGGATGCCTTCGACATTGTATTTAGTAGCAGCCGTGGAATTGGCTTCTTGATCAATGTCCAGGTAAGCCCAGACGAATTTGTCATGAAGGGGGGTGACTTCCTTGCTCGGATAAACCGTCTTTTTCATGGACTGGCAAGGGCCACACCAAGCGGCAGAGAAGACCAGGATGACGGGTTTGTTTTCCTTTTTGGCCTGTTCCAGCGCAGCATTGTAGTCTGTGCCGAATTTTGGGCTGCCTTCAGGGAAATCAGCGGCGAGCAGAGGAAGGGCAATCGCGGCGGCTAGGAGAGTGATCAGTTTTTTCATGGGTTAGGAATGTGTGTTCAGCACGCTCATAAGACGGGGCATGCTGTCTTTTTATTCCAACTGTAAACGAGCCAGGGTACCGTAAAGGCTGCCTTCTTTGCCAACGAGTTCTTCATGAGTGCCACGCTCGACGATGGTCCCCGCGCTGAGGACGAGGATCTGATCACACCGGCGAACGGTGGAAAGGCGGTGGGCGATGATGATGGAGGTACGGTTTTCCATGAGCTTGTCCAAGGCATCCTGGACTAGGCGTTCGCTCTCGGCATCCAGACTGCTGGTGGCTTCATCGAGGATGAGGATAGCTGGATCCGCGAGAATGGCGCGAGCGATGGCGATGCGCTGCCGCTGA is a genomic window of Prosthecobacter fusiformis containing:
- a CDS encoding thioredoxin family protein, encoding MKKLITLLAAAIALPLLAADFPEGSPKFGTDYNAALEQAKKENKPVILVFSAAWCGPCQSMKKTVYPSKEVTPLHDKFVWAYLDIDQEANSTAATKYNVEGIPHIQFVGADGKDLGNQVGSSSSPEFAGTLEKVLSKTK
- a CDS encoding coproporphyrinogen-III oxidase family protein, whose protein sequence is MSTTLESPPHTAEKKVEQTEAGNYFVSNYPPFSFWKPDQVPVVEGVLARPAPTDIPLGVYFHIPFCRKRCHFCYFKVYTDKNASEIKAYIDAGMREMERFAKQPYISGRKAHFVYFGGGTPSYLSIPQLNDLTNRMKDLVSWDGAAEVAFEAEPGTLNEKKLTGIREVGVTRLSLGVENFDDHILESNGRAHRSGEVNKAYHFARTLGFEHINIDLIAGMMNETWENWKDTVAKGIALGPDAVTIYQMEVPYNTTMYKQMKEEGKVTAPVADWQTKRDWVSYAFDEFVKNGYTVTSAYTVVKDPERIKFVYRDALWEGADLLSCGVASFGHLGGVHYQNQAEVGPYMQAVDAGQLPIFRAYETSHEERFVREFILKLKLGHSEFGYYQEKFGQDPLTFFAPQLNYLQSEGFAKLTDKDITLTRDGLLQVDRLLHDFFLPQHRQYARYT
- a CDS encoding lipoyl protein ligase domain-containing protein, whose product is MMIPGECNKSFGEPFFNQLILHLDGTHAGPMNMAVDQAWLEHSTVPVLRIYTWDQPTVTLGYAQSLPKLQDALPGWPVVRRWTGGGVVLHQEDYTYSVIVPPADPWSETTALESYRRIHGSLAEALSANDHPGCRLALQEDVIEAPFCFVAPAVHDVIRGTSKVAGAGQRRGKLGLLHQGSVQQVILSPEFWPQWASRLAKEVLIVNTAPQPVMTRAIELEQKRYSLPQWLAERDDLIGR